A window of the Acetobacteraceae bacterium genome harbors these coding sequences:
- a CDS encoding YggT family protein, translating into MNVQYLVTVFNLLFFLMDAYIYVIIAYCIVGTVLTFGLINPDNRFMVSVYQVLVNLVEPALAPFRAIIPQIGMIDLSPLALLLTLQFLLPYILRSILHGLIGLYGVY; encoded by the coding sequence ATGAACGTGCAGTATTTAGTGACTGTTTTTAATCTACTTTTTTTCTTAATGGACGCATATATATACGTCATTATTGCTTACTGTATTGTTGGGACAGTGCTGACCTTCGGTCTCATCAATCCAGATAATCGTTTTATGGTTTCAGTCTATCAGGTGCTGGTGAATCTTGTTGAACCAGCGCTTGCACCTTTTCGTGCGATTATACCGCAGATTGGTATGATTGACCTTTCGCCATTAGCACTTTTGCTGACGCTTCAGTTCCTTTTGCCCTATATTTTAAGGAGCATTTTGCACGGCCTTATTGGACTTTACGGCGTTTATTAA
- a CDS encoding ribose-phosphate pyrophosphokinase, whose translation MKIVACNSNLPLAEAISKETRIPLCKSSIRRFADGEIFAELLENVRGEDVFVIQSTCAPTNDHLMELLIVLDALRRGSAKRITAVIPYFGYARQERKSGPRTPISAKLVANLLTEAGANRVLTMDLHAMQIQGFFDIPTDNLYAAPLFVQDIKERLPKTMEDFSEETEVVIVSPDVGGVVRARQLARRLNADLAIIDKRRERAGVSEVMNVIGNVKDKYCILVDDIIDSGGSLCNAAAALIKHGAAGVEAYITHGVLTGKAVERVSESDLRMLTLTDTIPETEQSAEAPNIRYISTARLISRAINAIAEESSISILFE comes from the coding sequence ATGAAGATTGTCGCCTGTAATAGTAATTTACCCCTCGCAGAAGCTATTTCTAAAGAGACAAGAATACCCCTTTGCAAAAGTTCTATCCGCCGTTTTGCAGATGGAGAAATTTTTGCAGAACTTCTTGAAAATGTTCGTGGGGAAGATGTCTTTGTTATCCAAAGCACTTGTGCGCCAACCAACGACCATCTAATGGAACTGCTTATCGTTCTTGATGCATTGCGTCGTGGTTCTGCAAAACGTATCACTGCCGTTATTCCTTATTTCGGCTATGCGCGACAAGAACGCAAATCAGGTCCAAGAACACCTATCAGTGCAAAACTTGTGGCAAATCTCCTAACAGAAGCTGGCGCAAACCGTGTTTTGACAATGGATCTCCATGCAATGCAAATTCAAGGCTTCTTCGACATTCCAACAGACAATCTCTATGCCGCTCCTCTTTTTGTGCAGGACATTAAAGAACGCCTGCCAAAAACAATGGAAGATTTCTCAGAAGAAACCGAAGTTGTTATCGTTTCTCCAGATGTTGGTGGCGTGGTGCGTGCCCGTCAGTTAGCACGCCGTTTAAATGCTGACCTCGCCATCATTGATAAAAGACGGGAGCGTGCAGGCGTTTCTGAGGTCATGAATGTGATTGGAAATGTCAAAGATAAATATTGTATTCTCGTAGATGATATTATTGATAGCGGAGGATCTCTTTGCAATGCTGCCGCAGCGCTTATAAAACATGGCGCAGCAGGCGTTGAAGCTTATATCACACATGGCGTCCTCACGGGGAAAGCAGTCGAGCGTGTTTCTGAAAGTGACCTTCGTATGCTTACCTTGACAGATACAATTCCAGAAACAGAACAATCTGCGGAAGCACCTAACATCCGCTATATCTCGACAGCTAGACTTATTAGTCGTGCAATCAATGCGATTGCTGAGGAGAGTTCGATCTCCATTCTCTTTGAATAG
- a CDS encoding histidine phosphatase family protein → MSLEKQNTEPSTEKLVEKDFWFLRHGETNWNVVRRFQGLSDIPLNDHGREQAKAAAQLLVPLFQKTKQPFDILVSSPLWRAKETAEIVQKTIKAETGITLPLHVENLLIEVNFGIKEGTLPDPTDPWYKEWMHGAPPPKGAESFQTLQKRILKGMNKTFQNFSQKKIMFVAHGAVFRAVRGALSLPPEYSLPNATPVALFPPDISGQSWNFNLHTVTILA, encoded by the coding sequence ATGTCTTTAGAAAAACAAAATACAGAGCCATCGACTGAAAAACTCGTGGAAAAAGATTTTTGGTTTCTACGGCATGGAGAAACAAATTGGAATGTGGTGAGACGTTTTCAGGGTTTAAGTGACATTCCTCTCAATGATCATGGACGGGAACAAGCCAAGGCTGCGGCACAGCTTTTAGTCCCTCTTTTTCAGAAAACAAAACAACCTTTTGATATTCTTGTTTCCTCTCCTTTATGGCGTGCGAAAGAGACGGCTGAAATTGTTCAAAAAACGATTAAAGCAGAAACAGGCATCACCTTACCGCTTCATGTTGAAAATCTTTTGATAGAAGTTAATTTCGGCATCAAGGAAGGAACACTGCCAGATCCAACCGATCCTTGGTACAAAGAATGGATGCATGGGGCTCCACCGCCTAAAGGGGCTGAAAGCTTCCAAACATTACAAAAACGTATTTTAAAAGGTATGAATAAAACCTTTCAAAATTTTTCACAAAAAAAGATTATGTTTGTTGCCCATGGTGCTGTTTTTCGGGCTGTTCGGGGCGCTTTATCACTTCCACCAGAATATTCGCTTCCAAATGCGACGCCCGTAGCCCTCTTTCCGCCAGACATTTCTGGGCAAAGCTGGAATTTTAACCTGCATACAGTCACAATTCTGGCATAA
- a CDS encoding superinfection immunity protein, translating to MGVSVKAVVKIIAIILAICTLGYLLPWAIAVCRGTNNTVSIFFVNLFFGWTLIIWIVCLIMALK from the coding sequence TTGGGTGTTTCCGTTAAAGCAGTGGTCAAAATAATAGCGATCATTCTTGCAATTTGTACGTTAGGGTATTTACTGCCTTGGGCAATTGCTGTGTGCCGAGGAACAAATAATACGGTTTCTATCTTTTTCGTGAATTTGTTTTTTGGTTGGACGCTCATTATTTGGATTGTTTGTCTTATAATGGCGTTGAAATAA
- a CDS encoding NAD(P)H-hydrate dehydratase codes for MMMRQESLEKTVLSPFALLTAEDTAKMDQAAGDHLDSLMENAGRACADVFCEHVSSENSVLIAVGAGNNGGDGYVMAHYLKERGYQVAVAAWQPPKTELAQKASKRWAFEGKMVDFSVAEAGKYAWVIDGIFGAGFSSERLLPLEISTFFKAAKNLLAIDVPSGVASNDGKLCGDVADYDLTVTFTRKRPAHLLSPASRKCGFVEVREIGIPLEALSAVDVKIFYNQPGLWHLPLQAVGNGYNKYSRGVVSIVSGALMPGAACLSAEGARRSGAGIVRVASPKEALLPLFLRTPGLIVDLEPLEVLLQNPKSNVWVCGPGLTKEEASEAFQYFSSADVHLIADAGLLGMASGNPSCLKGVSLLTPHEGEFSRLFGTEGTFNLRENEGSRMVAALAGARLLNAVLLLKGEETIIASPDGRVAINTHATPALATAGSGDVLSGVAGTCLASGLEVWEAACAAAWLHGEAGRRAAKKEGGWPIAEDVARELGHARQAAEEAHRSR; via the coding sequence ATGATGATGCGCCAAGAGAGTTTAGAAAAAACAGTTCTTTCGCCTTTTGCCTTATTGACCGCAGAAGATACGGCCAAGATGGATCAAGCCGCAGGAGATCATCTTGATTCATTGATGGAAAATGCAGGCCGTGCCTGTGCCGATGTTTTTTGTGAACATGTTTCTTCTGAAAATTCTGTTTTAATTGCCGTTGGGGCTGGAAATAATGGCGGTGACGGATATGTCATGGCCCATTATTTGAAAGAGCGTGGGTATCAAGTAGCGGTGGCAGCATGGCAGCCCCCTAAAACAGAATTAGCGCAAAAAGCTTCTAAACGCTGGGCTTTTGAAGGAAAAATGGTTGATTTTTCTGTCGCAGAAGCTGGCAAATATGCGTGGGTTATAGACGGTATTTTTGGTGCAGGATTTTCTTCAGAAAGATTACTGCCTTTAGAGATTTCGACTTTTTTTAAGGCGGCAAAAAATTTGCTGGCCATAGATGTCCCCAGTGGGGTTGCATCGAATGATGGGAAGTTATGTGGTGATGTTGCTGATTATGATTTAACAGTTACTTTTACCCGTAAACGCCCTGCGCATCTTTTATCTCCAGCAAGTAGAAAATGTGGCTTTGTTGAGGTTCGTGAGATTGGCATACCTTTAGAGGCGCTTAGCGCTGTTGATGTAAAAATTTTTTATAATCAGCCCGGCCTTTGGCATCTTCCGCTTCAAGCTGTCGGGAATGGCTATAATAAATATAGCCGTGGGGTTGTCAGTATCGTGAGTGGTGCGTTAATGCCCGGCGCAGCCTGTCTCTCTGCGGAAGGCGCTCGGCGGAGCGGAGCAGGTATTGTTAGGGTTGCCTCTCCTAAAGAAGCGCTTCTTCCTCTTTTTTTAAGAACGCCGGGTTTGATCGTGGATTTAGAACCCCTTGAAGTTCTGCTTCAAAATCCAAAAAGTAACGTTTGGGTTTGTGGGCCAGGCTTAACAAAGGAGGAGGCTTCTGAGGCTTTTCAGTATTTTTCTAGTGCGGATGTGCATCTTATTGCGGATGCAGGATTGCTTGGAATGGCCTCTGGAAATCCTTCTTGTTTAAAAGGGGTGAGTTTATTAACGCCGCATGAAGGGGAATTTAGCCGTTTATTTGGAACTGAAGGGACGTTCAACCTGAGGGAAAATGAAGGAAGCCGAATGGTTGCGGCGCTTGCAGGCGCTCGTTTGTTGAATGCGGTGCTTTTACTTAAAGGGGAGGAGACTATTATTGCCTCTCCAGATGGGCGTGTTGCGATTAACACCCATGCAACACCTGCTTTGGCAACAGCTGGATCGGGCGATGTGCTTTCTGGTGTTGCGGGAACGTGCCTAGCCTCTGGCTTGGAGGTTTGGGAGGCTGCTTGCGCCGCTGCTTGGCTTCATGGCGAGGCTGGCAGAAGGGCGGCAAAAAAGGAAGGTGGCTGGCCAATTGCAGAAGATGTTGCAAGAGAGCTGGGGCATGCAAGACAAGCCGCAGAGGAAGCGCACAGAAGCAGATAG
- the glnA gene encoding type I glutamate--ammonia ligase yields MIEEQNIDFADLRFTSPDGKWNHVAQAVETLTVESFEEGFLFDASSIPGWQAIDQADMALIPDPETAVLDPFSARPQLILLCDVVNPVNGALYPRDPRATARRAEAYLKSTGIGDEAFFGPEGEFFIFDNARFGVGGHYSTYNLESTEGAEAGLKNYAEGNFGHRPGHNGGYMKSNPVDSEQDLRAEMLSLMAEMGLNPERHHHEVARSQHELGIRFASLIKAADNMQIYKYCVINAAASYGKTVTFMPKPILGENGSGMHVHQSIWKEGKPVFAGKEYVGLSETALYYIGGILHHAKALNALTNPSTNSYKRLLPGFEAPVLLAYSAANRSASCRIPLVNNPKGKRVEVRFPDATSNPYLAFSAMLMAGLDGIKRKIHPGEAMSGNLYELPEKERNKIPTVCHSLRSALQALKEDHEFLLEGGVFTKEQIQAHIDLKMKDVLRLEKSPHPVEFEMYYSL; encoded by the coding sequence ATGATTGAGGAGCAAAATATTGATTTCGCAGATCTCCGATTCACAAGTCCAGATGGCAAATGGAATCATGTGGCGCAAGCCGTCGAGACTTTAACAGTCGAAAGTTTTGAAGAGGGCTTTCTCTTTGATGCGTCTTCGATTCCAGGGTGGCAGGCGATTGACCAAGCGGACATGGCGTTAATTCCAGATCCAGAGACAGCTGTTTTAGATCCATTTTCAGCCCGTCCGCAACTTATTCTCCTTTGTGATGTTGTGAATCCTGTCAATGGTGCGCTATATCCGCGCGATCCTCGTGCAACAGCCCGCCGTGCAGAGGCTTATTTAAAAAGCACTGGCATTGGCGATGAGGCTTTCTTTGGGCCAGAAGGGGAGTTTTTTATTTTTGATAATGCCCGTTTTGGCGTTGGAGGCCATTACAGCACTTATAATTTGGAAAGCACCGAGGGCGCTGAAGCCGGCTTAAAAAATTATGCCGAAGGTAATTTTGGGCATCGTCCTGGCCATAATGGCGGCTATATGAAGAGCAATCCTGTGGATAGCGAACAGGACCTTCGTGCAGAGATGCTTTCGCTTATGGCAGAGATGGGCTTAAATCCAGAACGTCACCATCATGAAGTCGCACGTTCTCAGCATGAACTCGGTATTCGTTTTGCTTCCTTGATTAAGGCGGCGGATAACATGCAGATTTATAAATATTGCGTTATCAATGCCGCGGCTTCTTACGGTAAAACAGTTACCTTCATGCCAAAACCAATTTTGGGTGAAAATGGTTCAGGAATGCATGTTCATCAGTCTATTTGGAAAGAAGGCAAGCCTGTTTTTGCAGGTAAGGAATATGTTGGGCTTTCTGAAACGGCGCTCTATTACATTGGCGGTATTTTGCATCATGCAAAAGCATTAAATGCTTTAACCAATCCTTCGACAAACTCCTATAAGCGTTTACTCCCAGGTTTTGAAGCCCCTGTTCTTTTGGCTTATTCTGCTGCGAACCGCTCTGCCTCTTGCCGTATTCCTCTGGTTAATAATCCAAAAGGAAAGCGTGTTGAGGTACGTTTCCCAGATGCGACATCTAATCCATATCTTGCATTTTCTGCGATGCTCATGGCAGGTCTTGATGGGATTAAAAGAAAAATTCATCCAGGTGAAGCCATGTCAGGAAATCTTTATGAGCTTCCTGAAAAAGAGCGGAATAAAATTCCAACAGTGTGCCATTCTTTGCGTTCAGCCTTGCAGGCTTTGAAAGAAGACCATGAGTTCTTACTAGAAGGGGGCGTCTTCACAAAAGAGCAAATTCAGGCGCATATTGATTTGAAAATGAAAGATGTATTGCGTTTGGAAAAAAGCCCACATCCTGTGGAATTTGAGATGTACTATTCTCTCTAA
- a CDS encoding Na+/H+ antiporter NhaA, with protein MGKAGILTCIQSQFWHNFLKNFLFSAQIRGLVLVFSAVLGIFVASSPLKESYHLFLETDFCAFFPLSGLDWVNEGFLGFFFAILGIELRADCEIGPLRNFKSALFPLFGAIGGMVLPAFIAVIASLTAPQSAGLGGWAIPTATDAALTVPLLAMAKALPTGIRSFVSALAIFDDLGAIFVLALFYGHPPNLTWLVDALFPLVLLFFLGKSNLKSSLILLFSLPLTLLLWIFLCHAGVAPELAGLAWGLCLPLKSGERLFALLDLPIAWLILPLFAFCNTGIDLTKCSLDYLQSGSFLGPFLGLLLGKPLGIAAVVVCCEKLGLPAPWHSNERHWLIGAFLSCGIGFTISLLLSRLAYPEIEWQMQAEAGVALASTLSAVFAYLFLKSSDAKTQ; from the coding sequence CTGGGCAAAGCTGGAATTTTAACCTGCATACAGTCACAATTCTGGCATAATTTTTTGAAAAATTTTTTATTTTCAGCACAAATAAGAGGCTTAGTGCTCGTTTTTAGTGCTGTTTTGGGAATCTTTGTCGCCTCATCGCCTCTCAAAGAATCTTATCACCTCTTCCTTGAAACAGATTTTTGTGCCTTTTTCCCTCTCTCTGGCCTAGATTGGGTGAATGAAGGCTTTCTCGGATTTTTTTTTGCTATTTTAGGAATTGAACTCCGTGCCGATTGTGAAATAGGCCCTCTCCGCAATTTCAAATCTGCCCTTTTCCCACTTTTTGGCGCTATTGGCGGTATGGTGCTGCCAGCTTTCATTGCCGTTATTGCCAGTCTGACAGCGCCACAAAGTGCTGGTTTAGGCGGATGGGCGATTCCAACGGCAACCGATGCGGCCTTAACCGTACCGCTCCTAGCTATGGCAAAAGCGCTGCCGACAGGAATTCGAAGCTTTGTCAGTGCCCTCGCAATTTTTGATGACCTAGGGGCAATTTTTGTCCTCGCCCTTTTCTATGGACATCCGCCCAACCTTACTTGGCTGGTAGATGCTCTATTCCCGCTAGTCCTCCTGTTTTTCTTAGGGAAATCAAACCTCAAATCTTCTTTAATCCTTCTTTTCTCCCTACCACTTACCTTGCTCTTATGGATTTTTCTCTGTCATGCTGGGGTTGCGCCTGAATTAGCAGGGTTAGCTTGGGGGCTATGCCTCCCTCTCAAAAGCGGTGAGCGTTTATTTGCCCTCTTAGACCTCCCTATTGCCTGGCTTATTCTACCTCTTTTTGCTTTCTGCAATACAGGGATTGATCTAACGAAATGCAGCTTGGATTATTTGCAAAGTGGTTCGTTTCTAGGCCCATTTCTTGGACTTTTGCTTGGAAAGCCCCTTGGTATTGCAGCAGTTGTCGTCTGTTGCGAAAAACTTGGTCTACCAGCACCTTGGCATTCAAATGAAAGACATTGGCTCATTGGGGCTTTTCTCAGCTGTGGCATTGGTTTTACGATTTCCCTCCTGCTTTCACGCCTTGCTTATCCTGAAATCGAATGGCAAATGCAGGCTGAAGCAGGCGTTGCCCTTGCTTCTACCCTCTCGGCTGTTTTTGCCTATTTATTCTTAAAATCCTCTGACGCAAAAACCCAATAA
- a CDS encoding TIR domain-containing protein, protein MTVRAFLSYAVKDKAGAREVEKQCEAFTQSGRLEILQDTDEKRALTVSAEKKKQIENADIFIALFTQDYVYNGACRDELYIALQLHLAGKLSLLPIAWKECHWTSISGTIQRLTLPKDKRIVTYAEGWKKNPKEPWDQILNRLSLYLQKAECLSKNPDYKAIPTPIIKTSQDILKAKPVPLPANEAISVTPLKNSEKDRQEFVRQSLQTICWIFQKRLLKYQEENPALKTELSIHSETHFTAKISDQDKSLAEASLTVASRSDPVAIKMGSGLPPSLLCYHEGTLKDGNFAISMGEFLLTGNGRMEISNKPSCILEVIEGPSSLGWGRSKKQRSNIRTKLSIAERPSKNGFTPEEMANIFWEFFEEQLEIK, encoded by the coding sequence ATGACGGTACGAGCTTTCTTGTCCTATGCAGTTAAAGACAAAGCTGGCGCACGAGAAGTTGAAAAACAATGTGAAGCCTTTACACAATCTGGTCGCTTAGAAATCCTGCAAGATACAGACGAAAAAAGAGCGTTAACCGTCTCTGCCGAGAAAAAAAAGCAAATTGAAAATGCCGATATTTTCATCGCACTTTTTACGCAAGATTATGTTTATAATGGCGCTTGCCGAGATGAGCTTTATATCGCCTTGCAACTTCATCTTGCTGGCAAATTAAGCCTTCTCCCGATTGCTTGGAAAGAATGCCATTGGACCTCTATCTCTGGTACGATTCAGCGTCTTACCCTTCCAAAAGATAAACGTATTGTGACCTATGCCGAAGGCTGGAAAAAAAATCCGAAAGAGCCCTGGGATCAAATTCTAAACCGTCTTTCCTTATATCTTCAAAAAGCAGAATGCCTCTCTAAAAATCCAGACTATAAAGCTATTCCTACGCCAATTATCAAAACCTCTCAGGATATTTTAAAAGCAAAACCGGTTCCTTTGCCCGCCAATGAAGCGATCAGTGTCACGCCTTTAAAAAATTCAGAAAAAGATCGGCAAGAATTCGTGCGTCAGAGTTTGCAGACAATTTGCTGGATCTTTCAGAAAAGACTCCTGAAATATCAAGAAGAAAATCCCGCACTTAAAACAGAATTAAGTATTCACTCGGAAACGCATTTCACCGCTAAAATCTCTGACCAAGACAAGAGTCTCGCAGAAGCCTCCCTGACCGTTGCCAGCCGAAGCGATCCTGTTGCCATTAAAATGGGAAGCGGTCTTCCTCCTTCCCTGCTTTGCTATCATGAAGGGACTCTTAAAGATGGTAATTTTGCCATTTCAATGGGAGAGTTTCTCCTAACAGGCAATGGGCGCATGGAAATTTCGAACAAACCTTCCTGTATTTTGGAAGTCATTGAAGGCCCTTCTTCCCTTGGCTGGGGGCGCTCTAAAAAACAGCGTTCAAACATTCGGACAAAGCTTTCTATCGCAGAACGCCCTTCTAAAAATGGTTTCACGCCAGAGGAAATGGCCAATATCTTTTGGGAATTTTTTGAAGAGCAGCTTGAAATAAAATAA
- a CDS encoding DUF4357 domain-containing protein, which translates to MQVKDERILSGLEKGDLQFILPLFQRSYSWQKSNWETLYQDISELAENDENSATHFTGSIVTSPKPGNENHVQELLLVDGQQRLTTVSLFLVALRNKFRNLGCKSRAEEIQNRYLINQYKKDNKKLKILPQKADLSTYINLLLGEGFSEQDHLMEKAVTFFASKLKQPAENDLSLEEWLNKIFEKGVQRLKVVWISLEKDDDAYGVFESLNGKGLPLNQTDLLRNHSMMLFGDVHLQEKNSAESWEKMDKLFQTEQDKKIEQEFFRRWMISHGSKITKKAIYEKGKKLFDELNRKEELLSTLRTLAKIAPYFKAFSQKTDEEIIPPKIQKSFDRLRHIGCASASSVILILIEEFLKEPELEEDVLASLKIMESYFLRRDVCCFTANAEDKVFSDLCIKLRETGRNFSNISTFITEFLSSISGSGRWPSDREFKRSFLDTPLTDLNKKAGGGLSFFILSEIEKESSGKFSLKNSRLLPIFPENPSESWTRGFSSQEINDCKEHALTFGNLALIREEDYLPRKGAFTYFDDLKRCLQKTPFKINSEILKTNQWNYTSIKERGIAFFNIAKKIWPFYSGLYSEEDAEIFTCKAEGICAKGTPATQGNGWIVSAGSIGRSEMTQEDYFQKERSARSDLLHDNALKIEGNKLIFLRNVKFTSISAASKCLFGTSRQGPEDWLDRQGFSFGNRRREGEL; encoded by the coding sequence ATGCAAGTTAAAGACGAACGTATTCTTTCTGGCCTAGAAAAAGGTGACCTTCAATTCATCCTTCCTCTTTTCCAGCGCTCCTACTCTTGGCAAAAATCCAACTGGGAAACACTTTATCAGGACATCAGTGAATTAGCTGAAAATGATGAAAACAGCGCAACGCATTTTACGGGATCCATCGTAACTTCTCCTAAACCTGGCAATGAAAACCATGTGCAAGAGCTTCTCCTAGTCGATGGCCAACAGCGCCTCACAACGGTTTCACTTTTTCTTGTTGCGCTTCGCAATAAATTCCGAAACCTAGGCTGCAAATCCAGAGCTGAAGAAATTCAAAATCGCTATCTCATCAATCAGTACAAAAAAGACAACAAAAAACTTAAAATTCTGCCTCAAAAAGCAGATCTTTCCACTTACATCAACTTGCTATTAGGTGAAGGATTTTCTGAACAAGATCACTTAATGGAAAAAGCTGTTACTTTTTTTGCTTCTAAACTTAAACAGCCTGCAGAAAACGATCTTTCTTTAGAAGAATGGCTTAATAAAATCTTTGAAAAAGGTGTTCAGCGTCTAAAAGTTGTCTGGATTTCTCTAGAAAAAGATGATGATGCCTACGGCGTTTTCGAAAGCTTAAATGGTAAAGGTCTTCCTCTTAATCAAACAGATCTTTTACGCAATCATTCCATGATGCTCTTTGGAGATGTCCATCTTCAAGAAAAAAACTCAGCGGAAAGTTGGGAGAAAATGGATAAGCTCTTTCAAACAGAGCAAGACAAAAAAATTGAACAGGAATTTTTTCGCCGTTGGATGATTTCACATGGCTCAAAAATTACTAAAAAAGCCATTTACGAAAAAGGCAAAAAACTTTTCGATGAACTAAATCGAAAAGAAGAGCTTCTTTCTACCCTAAGGACACTCGCAAAGATCGCTCCTTATTTTAAAGCTTTTTCTCAAAAAACAGATGAAGAAATTATTCCTCCTAAAATTCAAAAATCCTTTGATAGACTACGGCATATCGGCTGTGCGAGCGCCTCTTCTGTCATTCTAATTCTTATAGAAGAATTTTTAAAAGAACCAGAATTAGAAGAAGACGTCCTTGCATCACTTAAAATTATGGAAAGTTACTTTCTAAGACGTGATGTTTGCTGTTTTACGGCGAATGCCGAAGACAAAGTGTTTTCTGACCTTTGTATTAAATTAAGGGAAACAGGTCGCAACTTTTCAAATATCTCCACATTTATTACAGAATTTTTATCCAGCATCAGCGGTTCTGGTCGCTGGCCTTCAGATAGAGAATTCAAACGTTCCTTCCTTGATACTCCTCTTACGGATTTAAATAAAAAGGCAGGCGGAGGTTTAAGCTTCTTCATTCTTTCAGAAATTGAAAAAGAATCCTCTGGAAAATTCTCTCTTAAAAATAGCCGACTTCTGCCTATTTTTCCAGAAAACCCTTCTGAAAGCTGGACGAGAGGCTTTTCTTCACAAGAAATAAATGATTGCAAAGAACACGCCCTTACTTTCGGAAATCTCGCACTAATCCGTGAAGAGGATTACTTACCCAGGAAAGGTGCTTTCACCTATTTTGACGATCTTAAACGTTGCTTACAAAAAACGCCGTTTAAAATTAACAGCGAAATCCTTAAAACGAATCAGTGGAACTATACTTCTATTAAAGAGAGAGGGATCGCATTCTTTAATATAGCAAAAAAAATCTGGCCTTTTTATAGCGGATTATACAGCGAAGAAGATGCCGAGATTTTTACCTGTAAAGCCGAGGGTATTTGTGCCAAAGGGACACCTGCTACTCAAGGCAATGGATGGATTGTCTCAGCAGGGTCTATTGGGCGATCAGAAATGACACAGGAAGACTATTTTCAAAAAGAAAGAAGCGCCAGATCAGACCTTCTGCATGATAATGCTCTAAAAATAGAGGGAAATAAGCTCATCTTCTTAAGAAATGTCAAATTTACCTCTATCAGCGCCGCTTCTAAATGTCTTTTTGGCACTTCCAGACAAGGCCCTGAAGACTGGCTGGACAGACAAGGATTCAGTTTTGGAAATAGAAGAAGAGAAGGAGAGCTTTAA
- a CDS encoding DNA/RNA non-specific endonuclease, with the protein MKRFLLFLAFYPSFALADSNCPALFLHGVEPLTGKRIATLCKEGYAVGFSKQMKEPLWSSEHLTRTSVLNAQAFRAPQVFHRDTKIASGYQATLADYRKSGWRKGCLAPSGDMPNKSARRESFAFTNVIPQNELMSSRIWSKIEFRTRLEARTNGDVYAVTGPAFLEHKGTVGRNQIKIPSHIWKAVYDVNQGNGWSVLCENNSAPKCKKMPIFELEKKIGITVFG; encoded by the coding sequence ATGAAGCGTTTTCTCTTGTTTCTCGCTTTCTATCCATCATTTGCGCTTGCTGATAGCAACTGCCCAGCACTCTTTTTGCATGGTGTAGAGCCACTAACAGGAAAGCGAATTGCGACCCTGTGTAAAGAAGGTTATGCAGTCGGTTTCTCGAAGCAAATGAAGGAGCCACTTTGGAGCTCTGAGCATCTTACAAGAACGAGCGTTCTTAATGCTCAAGCTTTCCGTGCTCCTCAAGTTTTCCATAGAGATACTAAAATAGCTTCAGGATATCAGGCGACGCTTGCAGATTATAGGAAATCTGGCTGGCGAAAAGGCTGTCTAGCCCCTTCAGGAGATATGCCCAACAAGAGTGCTAGAAGGGAAAGTTTTGCGTTTACGAATGTTATACCTCAAAACGAACTGATGAGCTCTCGTATTTGGAGTAAAATAGAGTTTCGCACGAGGTTAGAAGCGAGAACAAATGGTGACGTGTACGCTGTTACAGGCCCTGCTTTTCTAGAACATAAAGGCACGGTTGGACGTAATCAGATCAAAATACCAAGTCATATTTGGAAAGCCGTTTATGATGTAAATCAAGGGAATGGATGGTCTGTTCTTTGTGAGAATAATTCAGCCCCTAAGTGTAAGAAGATGCCTATTTTCGAGCTTGAGAAAAAGATTGGCATAACGGTTTTCGGGTAG